A portion of the Parasteatoda tepidariorum isolate YZ-2023 chromosome 5, CAS_Ptep_4.0, whole genome shotgun sequence genome contains these proteins:
- the LOC107437395 gene encoding uncharacterized protein, which translates to MFDMFQIFGKKKSNTENEKDKNSDDFVMLGHSEQPEQNPGERPLPKNPNTARFLPDNFTPTPIIKKEEKHHPIMPLQDVPFTINSSLYASSKLDQIWKSVSQSIGSIGNSCPYQEDYDFALEKSVIAETCNK; encoded by the exons ATGTTTGATATGTTTCAAATCtttggaaaaaagaaatctaacactgaaaatgaaaaagataaaaattcagaTGACTTTGTTATGCTAGGACATAGTGAACAACCGGAACAAAATCCTGGTGAACGACCACTGCCC AAAAACCCCAATACTGCTCGATTTCTGCCAGACAATTTCACACCGACTCCTAttatcaaaaaagaagaaaagcatCATCCAATCATGCCTCTTCAAGATGTACCCTTTACTATAAATTCAAGCCTGTATGCTTCATCGAAGTTGGATCAAATCTGGAAAAGTGTTTCCCAAAGTATAGGAAGCATTGGAAATTCATGTCCATATCAAGAAGACTATGATTTTGCTTTGGAAAAGTCAGTTATAGCAGAAACATGTAACAAATAA